A window from Garra rufa chromosome 14, GarRuf1.0, whole genome shotgun sequence encodes these proteins:
- the trarg1a gene encoding trafficking regulator of GLUT4 1: MAINTDKEFAKSNLGESGGTQPAETEKLLVTTEPTGVKTSSSFTVSVGGDKGLDGDQNGHSLPLRSGSAGQLGSAPLSPSRVSLSRTSSTGNAVQEQQKPNDYLMLVICSCFCPVWPLSIVALVYSIMSRNSLQQGDMDGARRLGRLARLLSCVAIIVGLLSIIIYVVVALT; the protein is encoded by the exons ATGGCAATAAACACAGATAAGGAGTTTGCGAAATCAAATCTGGGGGAAAGCGGCGGAACGCAACCAGCCGAGACCGAGAAACTCCTCGTAACCACCGAGCCCACCGGGGTAAAGACCTCCAGCTCATTCACGGTCAGTGTCGGGGGCGACAAGGGTCTCGATGGGGATCAGAACGGCCACAGTCTGCCGCTGAGATCCGGATCAGCGGGGCAGCTCGGGTCGGCTCCTCTCTCCCCGTCCAGAGTGAGCCTGAGCCGCACTTCGTCGACCGGTAATGCCGTTCAAGAGCAACAGAAACCCAATGACTACCTCATGCTGGTCATTTGTTCCTGCTTTTGTCCCGTGTGGCCACTAAGCATCGTTGCACTGGTCTATTCAATTATG TCCAGAAACAGTCTACAGCAAGGGGACATGGATGGGGCAAGACGCCTGGGACGCTTAGCTCGCCTGCTCAGCTGTGTGGCCATCATCGTGGGCCTCCTGAGCATCATAATCTATGTGGTGGTTGCAT TAACTTGA